The Diaminobutyricimonas aerilata nucleotide sequence TGGAACCAAGGAGTACATCATGACCGTGTTCTTCGACCCGTTCCGCGAACTCGACCGCATGACCTCGCGGCTGCTCGACTCCCGTCAGGGTCCGCGGCTCATGCCGATGGATCTTTATCGGGACGGCGATCACTACATCCTCAACGCCGACCTCCCCGGCGTCGACCCGGGGTCGATCGACGTCGACGTCGACGGCCAGCTGCTGACGATCCGCGCCGAGCGCACGCCGCGCAGCCAGGAGGGTGTGCAGTGGCTCAGCCGTGAGCGCGCCTTCGGCAGCTTCCTGCGCCAGTTCACCCTCGGCGACGGGCTCGCCGCCGACGGCATCACCGCGAACTACGACAACGGTGTGCTGAGCGTCATGATCCCGGTGAGCGAGAAGGCGAAGCCGCGCAAGATCGCGGTCAACGCGAGCTCGACGCCGGCTCAGGCCGAGGTCACCGCGTAACGCGACCCGCACAGAAGGGCCCGGATGCTCGCATCCGGGCCCTTCTCGTCGTCCGGCTTCAGGGGATGAGGCCGAGGGAGCGCACCGCA carries:
- a CDS encoding Hsp20/alpha crystallin family protein, with protein sequence MTVFFDPFRELDRMTSRLLDSRQGPRLMPMDLYRDGDHYILNADLPGVDPGSIDVDVDGQLLTIRAERTPRSQEGVQWLSRERAFGSFLRQFTLGDGLAADGITANYDNGVLSVMIPVSEKAKPRKIAVNASSTPAQAEVTA